DNA from Gracilinanus agilis isolate LMUSP501 chromosome 3, AgileGrace, whole genome shotgun sequence:
GGCTGCGTAGCACAACTCTATGTAGCCATGGGATTGGGGTCCACCGAATGTATTCTCTTGGTTGTCATGGCGTATGACCGCTACGCAGCAGTCTGTCGCCCCCTCCATTATGCGGTCATCATGCATCCTCAGCTCTGCCTAGGACTGGCTGCGACGGCATGGCTCAGTGGCCTCATCACCTCTCTGATCCAATGTTCTCTCACCATACGGCTACCTCTGTGTGGTCATAACAAGCTTGACCACATCTTCTGTGAGGTGCCAGTGCTGATCAAGCTGGCTTGTGTGGACACCACCTTCAATGAGGATGAGCTTTTTGTGGCCAGCGTGGTCTTCCTCGTGGTGcctgtctctctcattctgaTCTCTTATGGCTACATAACCCAGGCCATACTGAGGATCAAATCTGCAGCAGGACGCCGTAAAGCATTTGGGACTTGTTCTTCTCATTTGGTTGTAGTAATAGTTTTCTATGGGACCATCACCTTCATGTATCTCCAGCCAGCCAAAAGCAGATCCAAAGACCAAGGCAAGTTCGTGTCCCTCTTCTACACTGTGGTCACTCCTCTGTTAAATCCCCTCATCTATACCCTGAGGAACAAGGATGTGAAGGGGGCACTGAGAAA
Protein-coding regions in this window:
- the LOC123239947 gene encoding olfactory receptor 2G6-like; translated protein: MERNDTSQRDFILLGFSDKPQLEIILFAVILVFYILNLVGNMTIILASSMDPKLHTPMYFFLTNLSFVDLCLTTTVAPQLLFTMRSKDKTMSYSGCVAQLYVAMGLGSTECILLVVMAYDRYAAVCRPLHYAVIMHPQLCLGLAATAWLSGLITSLIQCSLTIRLPLCGHNKLDHIFCEVPVLIKLACVDTTFNEDELFVASVVFLVVPVSLILISYGYITQAILRIKSAAGRRKAFGTCSSHLVVVIVFYGTITFMYLQPAKSRSKDQEDQRHHGVMTSM